Proteins encoded together in one Papaver somniferum cultivar HN1 unplaced genomic scaffold, ASM357369v1 unplaced-scaffold_21, whole genome shotgun sequence window:
- the LOC113340050 gene encoding uncharacterized protein LOC113340050 has protein sequence MTITTRSGKEIKTPPNLSPKPPKSLIKTPNLSPSTPNKTKEKSPKITQSNPKSVQSTSLRRSSRLSSSTPNIEQKGEENHQEIRVSEKVIRVFDKEKENQEIKGLGSVKRKKKSTGADDDEGLKKKNKQKKGFEGLGNLGSGSGGSLRRSKRLMKSDDGDENEDLKKKEMEFDLNCVPLSSGSDDSVDEGEGEEEERKGVIDIDSSSEAEEGLDLNLGGIDVEYGNIDVMEMAGSSANVVDEYRRKYSAKEKGKGKLNTAEGSWLSMSMEADMIPEEGETDMGMLPEEGNAGTVGSSTMNEEEGLNLLGEFEERVREFEEREKSIKMVRLRARMRKDRKRWVKERAAASASRFARVQREDEVDDEQRVAAGNENDAVAEPAIDQEVEDWPGPFSTAMRIIKQREKGNVPTRTWAASEKEPDVEWEGATDPERKRVTPKLEDMSMNLLAKHVEALSSLRGVPDVLRNKLSNVLCDSRKMDSHFMELLTSGSPAEIRVKDGSWLTEEEFSKIMKGCDTSNLTVLQLDLCGHCLPDYTLRPVLAQSPNSLPALSSISLRGACRLTDSGIKALVASAPSLCSVNLAACPLLSYTSIMYMADALGSVLKELYLDDCQNIDMMLSLPALQRLEFLEVLSLADIETVSDDFVSNFVTVCGRNLKELDFSGCSKLTDRSLKAVGEKCSALQTLHLANLHKLTDSSLGYLANGCRSIQTLKLRGNAFSDLAVAAFLEASGEPLTEFSLNKVKKVGRHTAISLARCCSKNLLSLDVSWCRSLTDSALGLIVDSCKKLKIVKVFGCTQITSKFVSGHSNACVQIVGLQLTPILEHLNILGHQEATLRYSSVPVRIESQDMQD, from the exons ATGACAATAACAACAAGATCCGGCAAAGAAATCAAAACCCCTCCTAATTTATctccaaaacccccaaaatctcTCATCAAAACCCCTAATTTATCTCCTTCAACCCCAAATAAAACCAAAGAAAAATCCCCCAAAATCACTCAATCCAATCCAAAATCAGTTCAATCTACTTCCTTGAGACGAAGTTCTAGACTCTCATCATCTACACCTAATATTGAACAAAAGGGGGAAGAGAATCaccaagaaattagggtttcagagaaagtaattagggtttttgataaagagaaagaaaatcaaGAGATTAAGGGGTTGGGTTCTGTAAAGAGGAAGAAAAAGAGTACTGgggctgatgatgatgaaggattgaagaagaagaataaacagAAGAAGGGTTTTGAGGGATTGGGAAATTTGGGTTCTGGGTCTGGTGGTTCTTTGAGGAGGAGTAAGAGGCTTATGAAGAGTGATGATGGTGATGAGAATGAGgatttgaagaagaaagaaatggaGTTTGATCTTAACTGCGTGCCATTGTCGTCGGGGAGTGATGATTCTGTTGATGAAGGTGAAGGGGAGGAGGAGGAGAGAAAGGGGGTGATTGATATTGATTCCTCTTCAGAAGCAGAAGAGGGATTAGACTTAAATTTGGGAGGTATAGATGTTGAATATGGAAATATTGATGTTATGGAAATGGCAGGGAGTAGTGCCAATGTTGTCGATGAGTATCGGAGGAAGTATAGTGCAAAGGAAAAAGGTAAGGGGAAATTGAATACGGCGGAGGGTTCGTGGTTGTCGATGAGTATGGAAGCGGATATGATACCCGAAGAAGGTGAAACTGATATGGGAATGTTGCCTGAGGAAGGCAATGCTGGTACTGTGGGTTCGAGTACTATGAATGAGGAGGAGGGTCTTAATCTTCTTGGGGAATTTGAGGAGAGGGTGCGAGAATTTGAAGAGAGGGAAAAATCGATAAAAATGGTTAGGCTGAGAGCAAGAATGAGAAAGGATAGGAAGAGATGGGTTAAAGAACGAGCTGCGGCAAGTGCTTCTAGGTTTGCGCGGGTTCAACGTGAAGACGAGGTAGATGATGAGCAAAGGGTTGCTGCTGGGAATGAGAATGATGCGGTGGCGGAGCCTGCAATTGATCAAGAAGTTGAGGATTGGCCTGGTCCATTTTCTACTGCAATGAGAATAATCAAGCAGCGGGAGAAGGGAAATGTTCCAACGAGGACTTGGGCTGCAAGTGAAAAAGAACCGGACGTTGAATGGGAAGGCGCGACTGATCCGGAAAGAAAGAGAGTGACTCCTAAGTTGGAAGATATGAGCATGAATCTTCTTGCTAAGCATGTGGAAGCACTTTCATCACTTAGAGGTGTCCCAGATGTGCTTAGGAATAAACTAAGCAATGTGTTGTGTGATTCTCGAAAGATGGATTCTCATTTTATGGAGCTTCTTACTAGTGGATCTCCAGCAGAGATTCGTGTAAAAGATGGTTCATGGTTGACAGAGGAGGAGTTTAGCAAGATCATGAAGGGGTGTGACACCAGTAATTTGACG GTCCTTCAACTTGATCTATGTGGGCATTGCTTACCTGATTATACCCTGCGTCCAGTTTTGGCTCAGTCACCTAATAGTTTGCCCGCGTTATCATCTATATCTCTGAGGGGTGCGTGCCGGCTTACAGATAGTGGTATAAAGGCACTTGTTGCTTCAGCACCTTCACTATGTTCTGTAAATCTGGCAGCCTGCCCGCTTTTAAGTTATACAAGTATTATGTATATGGCCGATGCTCTTGGGTCTGTGCTTAAAGAATTATACTTGGATGACTGTCAAAATATTGATATGATGCTGAGTCTACCTGCATTGCAAAGACTCGAATTTCTGGAAGTTTTGTCATTAGCTGACATAGAAACTGTCTCTGATGATTTTGTAAGTAACTTTGTGACTGTATGTGGACGGAATTTGAAGGAGCTTGATTTCTCTGGTTGTAG TAAATTGACTGATAGATCCCTGAAAGCTGTTGGAGAAAAGTGTTCCGCATTACAAACTCTTCATCTTGCTAATTTACACAAACTGACAGATTCTTCATTAGGATACCTTGCCAATGGCTGTCGGTCGATTCAAACCCTCAAACTTCGCGGCAATGCATTCAG TGATTTAGCTGTTGCCGCATTCCTTGAAGCCTCGGGAGAACCTCTTACAGAATTTTCTTTAAATAAGGTCAAGAAG GTTGGTAGACATACAGCTATTTCACTGGCAAGGTGCTGCTCAAAAAACTTGCTGAGCCTGGATGTGTCTTGGTGCCGCAGTTTGACGGACTCTGCACTAGGATTAATTGTGGATAGCTGTAAAAAACTGAAAATCGTCAAAGTGTTTGGATGCACACAG ATAACATCTAAATTTGTGAGTGGTCACTCGAATGCTTGTGTCCAGATAGTTGGATTGCAGTTGACGCCGATTTTAGAGCATCTTAACATCCTTGGTCATCAGGAAGCTACATTACGCTATTCATCTGTTCCTGTCCGTATAGAATCACAAGATATGCAAGATTAA
- the LOC113339659 gene encoding zinc finger MYM-type protein 1-like, which produces MNRKQHIDAIIEKQSEEEKRDNRKRLRASINCVRFLLRQGLAFREHDETEASLNRGNFIELLKWLADNNEEIKAVVLENAPGNQKLIASDIQKDITKCFSSEILSEIIKELGDGPFTLLLDESKDISSKEQLAIVLRYVHKGHVIERFVGIEHVTSTTANSLKATVDDFFSRHGLSISRLRGQGYDVASNMRGEYNGLKALILKDNYCAYFVHCFDHQLQLAVVVVAKKHTYVEELYVVIGSAKRQDMLREKQAEAVFKALCSGEILTGRGLNQESTLKRAGDTRWGSHHNTIVSLINIFSSVITLLEDLAVDSDKKFEAKVLLDSLQNFNFIFSLHLMKKILGITNDLSKALQRKDQDIVNAMKLVTVCRERLQIMRDKEWDSLLSEVSSFCARHRIKVPDMNDVFQREGRPRRNTQEVNNLYHYQVEYLYTVIDMQLQELNNRFTDTNTELLLSVACLSPRDSFSGFDKDKLIHFSRFYPRDFSPTQLVLLEDQLLNYIADVRSSNDFSELNGITDLAIKMVDTKKDEVYPLVYLLLTLALILPVATATVERVFSDMKIVKNRLRNRLGDEWMNDILICYIERHLFDLIGDDIVMKRFQNMCSRRGQT; this is translated from the coding sequence ATGAATAGGAAACAACACATTGATGCAATTATTGAAAAACAGTCGGAGGAAGAGAAAAGGGATAATAGGAAAAGGTTGAGGGCATCGATTAACTGTGTTCGATTTCTTTTACGGCAGGGGCTTGCATTTCGTGAACATGATGAAACTGAAGCTTCTCTCAACAGAGGAAACTTTATAGAGCTCTTAAAATGGTTGGCAGATAATAATGAAGAAATTAAAGCCGTTGTACTAGAGAATGCTCCAGGGAACCAAAAGTTAATAGCATCAGATATTCAAAAAGATATAACTAAGTGCTTCTCTTCTGAAATATTAAGTGAAATTATTAAAGAACTCGGGGATGGACCATTTACTCTCCTCTTAGATGAATCTAAAGATATATCATCAAAAGAACAGCTGGCTATTGTTTTGAGATATGTGCACAAAGGTCATGTAATTGAGCGTTTCGTAGGAATCGAACACGTCACTAGTACAACTGCCAATTCACTTAAAGCAACAGTGGATGATTTCTTTTCTCGACATGGATTGAGCATTTCCAGATTACGAGGGCAAGGTTATGACGTGGCAAGCAATATGCGAGGTGAGTATAATGGTCTAAAGGCACTGATTTTGAAAGATAATTACTGCGCGTATTTTGTCCACTGCTTTGATCATCAACTGCAGCTAGCTGTTGTGGTTGTGGCAAAAAAACATACATATGTAGAAGAACTTTATGTCGTAATAGGATCAGCCAAACGTCAAGATATGCTTCGTGAGAAGCAAGCTGAGGCGGTCTTTAAGGCACTATGTAGTGGTGAGATATTAACTGGGCGAGGCCTTAATCAAGAAAGTACTCTTAAACGAGCTGGTGACACGCGTTGGGGTTCGCATCACAATACGATAGTAAGCCTGATTAATATATTCTCATCTGTTATAACACTTTTGGAAGATTTAGCAGTGGATTCTGATAAGAAATTTGAAGCTAAGGTTCTCCTAGATTCTTTGcaaaatttcaattttattttcagcTTGCACTTGATGAAAAAGATTCTGGGAATTACAAATGATCTGTCAAAGGCATTGCAGAGAAAAGATCAAGATATTGTCAATGCCATGAAATTAGTTACAGTATGCAGGGAACGACTCCAGATAATGAGAGATAAGGAATGGGATTCATTGTTGTCAGAAGTATCCTCTTTTTGTGCAAGGCACCGCATCAAAGTTCCTGATATGAATGATGTGTTCCAACGGGAGGGTCGACCAAGGCGTAATACTCAAGAGGTAAATAATTTGTATCATTATCAAGTTGAGTATTTATACACAGTCATAGATATGCAACTTCAAGAACTAAACAATCGCTTCACCGATACGAACACTGAATTACTTCTTTCGGTGGCATGCTTAAGTCCAAGAGACTCATTCTCTGGATTtgacaaagataaactgattcatTTTTCTCGGTTTTACCCAAGAGATTTTTCTCCTACTCAACTTGTGTTACTAGAAGATCAACTACTAAATTACATTGCGGATGTAAGGTCCAGCAATGACTTTTCAGAATTGAATGGAATTACTGATCTCGCAATCAAAATGGTAGATACTAAAAAGGATGAAGTGTACCCTTTGGTTTACTTACTTCTCACATTAGCATTAATTCTACCAGTTGCTACTGCCACCGTAGAAAGGGTATTTTCTGATATGAAAATTGTAAAGAATCGCTTGCGTAATCGATTGGGGGACGAATGGATGAATGACATTTTGATTTGCTACATTGAGAGACACTTATTCGATCTGATCGGAGATGATATTGTCATGAAAAGGTTTCAGAATATGTGCAGTCGTCGCGGGCAGACATAG